The genomic interval GTTAAGCCGCGGCTTCTCTTCACCCCCCCAGCAGATGAGGCCAGCAAACGCACAAGTGCCCCCGCCGTCGACACTGACTGCTGGTGTCGACAACATTTGAACCCAGGACCTATGACATGCGCAGCACACTGCAAACTAAGGCTAAGCTAACAGCCTACAGCATGTGCAGGAAAACTGTAGTTGTTCATGAGCTAACAGGTGTCATcagcatatactgtaaaatCAGAACGCAACGCATTGGACAGAAGATGGGTTCGCAAACATATTAAGATTGTTGTGTCTGATTTGGTGCACAATAAGATAATGACTTATTTAAGCGTGTAGCCCAGCTGCTGTGGTCTTCTATGACTGATTATCCAGcggcgccccccccccagcggAGGAGATTTACAGGGCTGGACTTTGATTATGTGATACGTATGGATAAATAAATAGAACTGATGCCCCAGTTGAGTTCACGTTCTCACATTTAAACCTCATGCCTGGAAAATGGGTCGTGATTGGTTGAACCTGGGTGATTTACTATCTTTAGCTAACATTGTCAAACACATCCTCCCCATCAGCCCCCCTTTTTGTCTTAGTCCCTGAACCGATGCAACTCAAAGCGCTGCCCGGGCTGGATGTAGTTGGTGGAATCCaagttgctgctgcagccggGTGGATCCTTTCGGACAGACGAGAGGTTTCGCTCACACGCCCACCTTCATCGTCGACCTCTTCTTTTTATCCCTGACATGACCGGTGGTGAACCGGTGGTCTGGGTCAGTGGCCGAGgcagaaaattgtgttttggGCGGGCCAGTACGGAAGTGCGTGGGGCCATCTTTTCCcagaacaaaaaaatgtatgaaaagttagaagaagaagaagaagaagaagaagaaaagaatgaaCGTAGACTAAATGAAAAACGAGCGACCAGTTTACTTTGCATCGCAAAGGCAATAACGGCAAAACACTGCCTGCTATTCATGCATATCCAGCTCTACAGCCACTGTTAATTctattttattcaattcctACCGGCATGTGtgttatatttattcatttccatatatgttttttacttttattgttacAAGTTGTATTTctggttttctgttttcctcttttgctATGTTGTTTCATGTATGTACATAAGGTGTTAAAATGATGATTTTTCCATGtgatcatttgaaatatttaatatatatatatatatatctcgtACAACATATTGTAATATTTGAAACATTATCAACTTCATACTTCATATCATCAAAGACACGCCTGTGTAATCTATTTAAAGTACTGGTCGgtgttttgcatattttctcCCATGTGCGTGAACGCAACACCTTCCGCCTTGTGGAATGACGTGTCAAGAAAGTGCCGGAAGCCCTCAGTCTGTCCAAAATGGCTTACCAGACACTACAGCAGGAGTACTTACAGATTCCTGTTGTCACCAGGGCATACACAACCGCCTGCGTCCTCACAACCGCTGCAGTGGTAAGACAAAACCCCCACGCTCACCGCGCTGACCCGGGCACGGCTCGGTGCCGCTTGGCGCGTCTAGCGTAACGTCGTTACTCAGCTGCTAGCTCGGCGGTGTAGCTGTAGCACCTGTGAGAAGGGGACGTGTCTGAACCCGGTCGTCCAGGATGTTCACTCTCTTActcaagccacacacacacacacaaaaaaaaacaacctaaaagcTTTTGTGGCCGGAGCCTTGGCTTCATTTTAACCGGTGAAACTAAATTGTAAGCGCACGCTGAGGTGCGTTTCCGTAGCGTGGCAGTTTACGGAGGGATGACAAgccacagctgctgtggtgtCCCCTACAGGGAACCACTAAACTCCCCTTTAAAAAATCTGGCTGGACcggatttgtgtttgtgcttcatAAAACATAACCTTACTTATTATGTGTGTCAGTATACATatcatccatctgtctgtctgcactctgatacttttacttaagcagaAGTAGTagtaccacagtgtaaaaatactccttttacaagtgaaagtgtgtgaagTGAAGGTCCAGAGTTGTGTATTATTGTATATCTTGTATTGCTTCATTATGAttggtgcattaatgtgtgaGGCACATTGTAATGTTTCAGCTGGTTTAATCTTTTACATCGCATTACATGTTAATAAGCGGGTCATGTATTCCcaattgtcaaataaatgtagagtaGTTATAAAGTACgatgtttccctctgaagtgtAGTGTGTGGTAAAGGAGCATAAATAGACTGTACTATAGAATCACACTGGGACCACTATGACATGTAGAGGATCCAGTGTATTTCCCCTGGTGGTTTTTGTGGTGGTGCTGTagttacagtgaaataaataaacctgcCGAACTAGCTGCAGACGCGCTTGCAATTTAGTTAACTCAAATTTCAACTTGCCACAGCCTGAGAAGTGATACTACGCACTTTGCATATGGTACAACATGAgaaactggaggtgtggggtATGGAGGCCCGAACTGTTCAAAATTCAATGATTAGTCACGTGAATAAATTGTgcagataaatgtaatttcatcaTTGTCTTCATAGCTTTGTaggatttcatttttatttcataaaagaacattttattttgaaatgcccTGCACGCGCCCGGGAAGGGAAATCGGTGGCTTTTGTCACCATGTTAATCCTCGCGTTCTGCTTTGTCTTCCCTCGCAGCAATTAGAGATCATCACGCCGTTTCAGCTATACTTCAATCCGGATTTGATCCTAAGGAATTACCAGGTGAGTAATCTGACCGCACTGCTTCAACCCCTCATCCCCATCCCCAGGAGGTGGATTCAGGGCACTTCACGGCCTCATAGTAACCTCAGCTACCCGGACTTGGTCAACCAAAAAAAAGTAGTGTTAAAGTACCAGTTAAACAAAGCCTCCAGTCACTAATAAAATGCAACttgacaaacatttttgaatCACAGAAAACCACCTCTGGATTTGTTTAATCCCACTTTTCTATGTGCCTGTGTTATATGctcgtctctttctctttctctaggTATGGCGACTAATAACCAACTTCCTATTTTTTGGTCCCGTTGGCTTCAATTTCCTGTTCAATATGATTTTTCTGTATCCTTCCCAGTTCCAAAATCTCCCCTCATGTAGCGCTCAAGAAGCGGGTTTGCATACTTTCTGTTTCACAGGGTCGAGAGGCCGTATGTGGTTTCAGCGCTAAGATGGCGTCTACGCACACGCGAATagaaacacatactgtaagatGAACGCCTGCCAGAAAGAGGTGTGACGTGGCTGCGGGATTGTCTGTTGTAGGTTTCCTTAACCGCTTTGCTTTCAGGTACAGATACTGTCGCATGCTAGAGGAGGGCTCTTTCAGGGGACGCACGGCTGACTTTGTCTTCATGTTCCTCTTTGGTGGGCTTCTGATGACTGTATCCTTCCCATGAATGTGtcatttcaaaaaaaaaaaaaaaaaaagcatgaggTCTTTACAATTCAATGACCAGTAACATCATTTGTTACTTGTATGGGCCTTAACATTGACAGCTCTCTGGTACAGCTAATGGTGCcacaaataatgtgtttttgttattatggGTCATTAAGAATCTCACtcactgcattgttttttttattccttttgatTCATTACGGGCTACCAAGGTGGTAGCTACTTGGTATTGTACTGTGTACAGGAAATATTCGGTTTCATccgaaaccttttttttttttttttttcttttcctgaacCACAAGCTTGGACACATTGCACACCTGCATGTTGGCGGTGAAATTAACAGTGGTGCTGAGACCAAAAAGTGACTGGTGGCATGACAacagtgtgtcagtgctgtATATAACAACTGCCATGAAAAGACATTATTTGTCAAGAAATGCTTTAACCTTCATAATGGACGACAACCACTCATTGTAGGTGTCATGAGAATGAAGCGTTTCTGCAaaaatgtgatgtatttttaaaagtACGGAAGCCCATTGCcgccaagaaaaaaaaagaaatatattagTAACATGGAGgagggcggggcttatgacctatactgcagccagccaccagggggcgaccCATACATTTTGGCTTCACTCTTGTCGTCCATCTTTGGTTAGAACCTATTAAGCAGCACTAGGTTTGGCACCGGCGGCGCTCAGTCCTCACAGTGGCCCGCCTTGTCCCTTGAGTTCATTCCTTCGCCGCGTTCTTTAACGAGGCTTCAGATATTTGGCACTTTTGTGAGCCTGGTGTTCCTGGGCCAAGCCTTCACCATCATGCTGGTGTACGTGTGGAGTCGGCGAAACCCAAACGTTCGCATGAATTTCTTTGGCCTGCTGAATTTCCAGGCGCCCTTCCTGCCCTGGGTGCTGATGGGATTCTCTCTTCTGCTGGGCAACTCCATCATCGTGGATCTTTTAGGTACCTATCCCCGCCCTCCGCAGTCATCGTTTAGTACTTTGGTGATGTGGTTGTGGTGTACAATATGAATAGCGCTCGTgttcaaatgttgttgtttgttttttttacctttcttgAGGTATCGCTGTTGGTCATGTGTACTACTTTCTGGAGGATGTTTTCCCCAACCAGCCAGGTGGTGGGAGGTGGCTCAAGACCCCATCCATCATGTGAGTctgtggtttctttttttttttttttcatttttggtgaATAAAACAAGACTGAAAGACTAAACCTGTAAGATGCAATGTTCAATGCACCCTACGATTTGAAGTATAGGAATGTATGAATGAATTACctgtattgggggggggggcatagaaGGTAAAGTCCACAGAATGGACTTGAGGTTATGAATGAATGGACAAGCGAATAGTACATGAGGACTTCTGTGTTTTCAAAGGACGATCGTGGACATAAAGGAACCTGCGGACCTTGATACTGCGACGTAACCCAGCTTCttgttatttcctgttttgcaCAATGTCAAGCGTTTCGTCTCACCAGACCAAATCCGGGCGTTGCGGCGAAAGCggcagtcctcccattcattcattcaacttttggagaaaggCAAAAACCTGAGAAGACAACTCTTCTTTTTGTCGTTAAGAGGCAGttggcaaactgcttttaagcGCAATACCGCCACCTTCTGGTTAGCGCGGGTGGGTTAAAGTGCACAACATAATGTCACACAAATGGCCCATAGTGAAAGGTCACAGGACCACCAAATCAGTAGGAATCATCCTTTTTGGGGACCATTAATGCATGCTCAATCTGACCAGCAGTCGTCGCAGGATATGTTGGACAGACAGAGTGACCAAAGCAGGCATTCTCAGGTCGCACCACAAGCCGGGCAAAACGCACTATAATAGCCGTGCAGAGGTGTACTGTCTGTTTTTACGCATTAAAAAGGTGTTGGCCTTAAGAATCATCGCATCAACTGTGAGCAGTTCCCCCTGAGAGCTGCCACTTCcttatgtgtgtctttttttagaaAACCCCTCATCCCCCGTCCCCGTGTGTCTCCCACAGAAAGATGCTGTTCGACACCCCAGAGGAAGACGCCAACTACAACCCCCTGCCCGAGGAGCGCCCGGGAGGTTTCGCCTGGGGAGAAGGACAGCGCCTTGGAGGTTAAacatgcccccccacccccaagaTCAGGTCACTCCCAAGGACATTCCCTCAGAGAGACGAAGGGCGACAAACACGGTCTTTGCTTTCGACGTGTTTGTTTCAGTTCCGGACGAAGAATGCCAAACAACCAGGACCGGTTTGGAGATAACcgcctgctgtctttttttgtatatGGGCTCAAATCATCCTCAGAAACTCTTCTTGACGCCAAGACTATTTGAGAGGACACAAGCTACGGATGGAACTTTGGACGGTGAGCCTACGGGCTCAGGTGATGTCTGTCTTCATCTcagaaacaaaaatattgatatAGAACAACTGTCATAtgaaagggggggtggggtggggggaatGACAGCATCCGTATatagtaaaatattatcaaaatgaATTTATTCAGATGGCaagtgcatttctttttttcatttcactttttttttttttttttaaataaatgtgtgtgtgtggcaaatGATGCTTTGGTTTCATCTCTTTGAACTGTAGTGGTATTGCGTCAAACCAAAGTTGTCTCAACAAATTAGATGATTCATACAAATATCATAATATgctcagtcccccccccccccccccccagctgtactcctttttttcatttttatttcatttgatacAAACAGCCTTAAACCAGATATGTAGGTAGGTAATACACCCTCTGCTTTCACAAAGTGCGAGTCCTGCCTATTATTTGTATGTGACGATACTTTtggcttccttttttttttttttttttttaatagcttttGCGCACatttagaatttattttttcttccaaTGTTGCCATTAAACTGCTGTACAAATTGTACTGTCACAGATTCACTCATCTTTATTATGGGATGCCACGCAGGCCATTTTATAATCAACGTAATGCACTGTGTCAGTATCgtgtttatttcattcatacATATGATTCctactttgtgttgtgttttgatcTAACTGGATGTTACGTTTTTCATTGCAACACAGCACGTTAAATGCACAAGGAAATGTGAGTAATCCCCAATGAGGTGGAAATAGCAGATGGACTTTACGTTTAGTTAAAGCTGAGCTGACTTTGGGTCAGTAGGGGGCGGTAATGCGTTCTGGAAATTGTTCCTCTACCTTCAAACGAACGAAGAGTGTGGCCAATGCCGCGTTCAGGGTTTtcgggaagaaaaaaaagtgttcacTCAACATTACTTTCTAAAGCGGGGCGTGCGCGCAGGAGTGGTTGTGGTTTtcagttaatgttgtttttcctctttatgtCGTACACTTTATTGAGCAAACGTCCTTCtagtttgtgggttttttttttttttttttgaaagctgAAGCTAGCGCTACGTTCATGGAGGACGCTCTGATTTCCCGTCTTCCATCATGCGCCCCGAACACATCTGAAGAGGAGAGTGCCGCTGCATTGGTTAGCTGGCTAGCGACTGCGTAAAAGATGCAATTGGCTCTAAGTAAGACGTTTGGCCAGAAGCCAGTTAAATTTCAGTTGGAACAAGATGGGGACTTTTACATGGTCGGGTCGGAGGTATGTGACTATCTCATTCAACTGACTTTCTCTGCTTGGCTCCCTAACGTTAGCCCCCAGTTATCCAGTCTTCTGGCTAGTTACcgctagcatgctaactagcCCCATCGGTGTGGCatcataaacaaagaaaatgccTGAAAATGAGGGACGGGACGGGGCAGGGTAAAGTCAGGCCAACAGCCGGCAACTCGGGCGTAATTTATGGCGCCGCGAACAAAATAAATGCCCGCTGACCTGGCAGCCATTGCTGTTCAGCTGGAACTTGTCACTCCATCCTGCTGCAGGGAAGGTAGTTGTGTCGGACCACCAAGTTTACGCTAACACGAAGTAACGCGCAGAAGAGTACTGTatttgtcaccccccccccccccccccccccctcggtcTTTATCGACgtctgatatttttttttaacacaccCGAATGAATCCTCCTCCTTGAAACTTGAGCAGAGCTTGGGCCGGTTTTAGAAAGAAGACCGAGGGACACATTTTGGCGTCCACTGATTCAGACCCGTCCACCCACCAGAAGCAAGGCAGTAACTGCTGCCAAAGTTGCCTCTACTacactgactttgttttgtctttttgaagtgtttttcctGTTCATCCGTgtgaaaaatacatacatttccGCAGAACCTTTTTGCAGTggacgtttgtgtgtgtgtgtgtgtgtgtgtgtttcattcattcatttatttaatgtagCTTCTCACTGAAAGGTCTGCC from Enoplosus armatus isolate fEnoArm2 chromosome 18, fEnoArm2.hap1, whole genome shotgun sequence carries:
- the derl2 gene encoding derlin-2 isoform X2 — its product is MAYQTLQQEYLQIPVVTRAYTTACVLTTAAQLEIITPFQLYFNPDLILRNYQVWRLITNFLFFGPVGFNFLFNMIFLYRYCRMLEEGSFRGRTADFVFMFLFGGLLMTIFGTFVSLVFLGQAFTIMLVYVWSRRNPNVRMNFFGLLNFQAPFLPWVLMGFSLLLGNSIIVDLLGIAVGHVYYFLEDVFPNQPGGGRWLKTPSIIKMLFDTPEEDANYNPLPEERPGGFAWGEGQRLGG
- the derl2 gene encoding derlin-2 isoform X1, with the protein product MAYQTLQQEYLQIPVVTRAYTTACVLTTAAVQLEIITPFQLYFNPDLILRNYQVWRLITNFLFFGPVGFNFLFNMIFLYRYCRMLEEGSFRGRTADFVFMFLFGGLLMTIFGTFVSLVFLGQAFTIMLVYVWSRRNPNVRMNFFGLLNFQAPFLPWVLMGFSLLLGNSIIVDLLGIAVGHVYYFLEDVFPNQPGGGRWLKTPSIIKMLFDTPEEDANYNPLPEERPGGFAWGEGQRLGG